The Pantoea vagans genome contains the following window.
GCAACCAGAGTGATGGCAGCGCGTTTTACAGCCATTCGCACAGCGGCAACTTCACCACCCAGCTGTTTTTGCGTTTGTTCAATCCGCCCCACGCCAGCCGTGGTGAACCGCCGCTGTTTGGCCCGCTTTAACGGTGAAAAACATGAATCTCGACGCCCTTCTTGAACCGCTGCGTGACGATGCGCCATGCGGTGATGACCTGGAGTATGACGCGGCCTTTATGGCGCTGGAGCAGGCGCGCAGCGGCAAGGCCGAGCAACAGTTTGGCCAGACCATCATTCCTGCTGAGCCGCCGGACTGGCAACAGGTGGCACAACAGGCTGAACAGCTACTGACTCGCACCCGCGATATCCGCCTGCTGCTGATCCTCAGCGAGGCCTGGACGCACACCAAAGGGCTTACTGGCTGTGCGGCAGGACTGACGCTACTCAGTGAAGCGCTGACGCGATACTGGCCTTCCCTTCATCCTGCACTGGAATTTGATGGCGAGCCGGACCTGCTGATGCGCGTCAGTGCGCTGGCCGCGCTGGGGCCACAATCGGGCCTGAGCCGCGCGTTGCGCCATAGCTGGCTACTGAAAAGCGCCACCGGTGAAATCACGCTACGTGATGCCATTGCCCTGCTCGACGGCAGCAAAAGCGAAGTCGCGGATTTCCCCGGCGGCTTGCCGCGCTTACGTGAGGCACTGCAGCAACCCGATGCCGCCAACGCACAGGCCATTCGTACTCTCGCTCAGCATTTCACCACGCTGCGCCTCTGTCTGGAGCAGTATCTGGAGAGCGCTGATATGCCCGACCTGGCGGCCACCGAGAAAGCGCTGGCGCTGTTGCTGCCGTTGCTACCGTTACCAGCAGCCCCCCCCGCCGAGGCTGTCCAATCAGAGGCTGCTCCAGC
Protein-coding sequences here:
- the tssA gene encoding type VI secretion system protein TssA, producing MNLDALLEPLRDDAPCGDDLEYDAAFMALEQARSGKAEQQFGQTIIPAEPPDWQQVAQQAEQLLTRTRDIRLLLILSEAWTHTKGLTGCAAGLTLLSEALTRYWPSLHPALEFDGEPDLLMRVSALAALGPQSGLSRALRHSWLLKSATGEITLRDAIALLDGSKSEVADFPGGLPRLREALQQPDAANAQAIRTLAQHFTTLRLCLEQYLESADMPDLAATEKALALLLPLLPLPAAPPAEAVQSEAAPAQTPETLTTAAPSPTLDWQQVSLHSRADAELMLEKVRLYFQQHEPSHPAPIMLERVQRLIQLDFLDIIRDLAPDAVTQLQGLFGRVGE